One region of Kazachstania africana CBS 2517 chromosome 3, complete genome genomic DNA includes:
- the KAFR0C03340 gene encoding uncharacterized protein (similar to Saccharomyces cerevisiae VTC2 (YFL004W) and VTC3 (YPL019C); ancestral locus Anc_8.71), whose product MLFGVKLANDIYPPWKDSYISYDGLKKLLKEDNDDTTNQEWTERDESRFVEALDSDLEKVYTFQVDKYNNLMDKLTHLEKETSTEDKVRQLDPDTFQRILEDALSEAKELDNFSRLNYTGFMKIVKKHDKLHSQYPSVKSLLQVRLKELPFHSEEYSPVLYRISFLYTILRCNFSTISKSLASTSRLSNVGSISDSKTNYKIFKFWIHKDNLMEVKTRILRHLPVLVYASAPTENDDIIDRFENDVVDADGGIPSANSSSKNSEKDVPYNSYDPVITTVYFDNEFFELYNNKLLKQHSARTLRLRWTGKLADKPDIFLEKRILSENEGGIGYNFEEVRLKMKQKYINNFIFDGDKKYEELVLNRMRQGGTTDPTLKKVQGDFEVVQQFIMQEQLQPVLRTVYRRTAFQIPGDDRIRIVIDSDILSIREDSFDKTRPIRDPKSWHRRDIDTDVSNPLRFLRSGEYAKFPYSVMEIRIKQTDNIRPNEVERPNSYMNTTFSSNLPGKHGQWITELINSHLVKEVPKFSLYIQGVASLFGEDEKLDILPFWLPDLEKDIRRDPKQAYEEEKKKLKKQKEIEAKIAGMRRLSKIEPVENENEEESETRRPNSSILEVRELDLEERNRSKKAPRGKRKKTSKAQTTFLNVLSGKAPKLINFDSEDEEIELPAGVKKPTSYLKNAGPIKVEPKVWLANERTFNKWLRVTALLSALTFSIYNSIRHASFPRLATTMAYIYFCLTIFCGLWSYTTYLRRLDLIKARSGTHLDAPLGPILLALVLAATLIINFIIAFKEAAIRQHGGPQLSSITRFQEGVPEKLDAISDFIFKLVGAQ is encoded by the coding sequence ATGCTTTTTGGTGTGAAATTAGCAAATGATATATATCCACCGTGGAAGGATTCATATATCTCATACGATggtttaaagaaattattgaaagaagataatgatgatacaACTAATCAAGAATGGACTGAGAGAGATGAATCGCGGTTTGTTGAAGCATTGGATAGtgatttggaaaaagtTTATACCTTTCAAGTCGACAAATACAACAATCTTATGGATAAATTGACTCatttagaaaaagaaacctCAACTGAAGATAAAGTAAGACAACTGGATCCCGATACTTTCCAAAGGATTTTAGAAGATGCATTGAGCGAAGCTAAGGAATTAGATAATTTCAGCAGATTAAATTATACCGGTTTCATGAAAATAGTGAAGAAACATGACAAATTGCATTCACAGTACCCTTCTGTAAAATCTTTGCTACAAGTaagattgaaagaattaccATTCCATTCAGAAGAATATTCTCCAGTACTTTATAGAATTTCGTTCCTCTATACTATTCTAAGatgcaatttttcaactatatcaaaatcattagCGAGTACCAGCAGGCTATCTAATGTAGGCTCCATTTCAGACTCTAAAACcaattataaaatttttaaattttggatACATAAGGATAATTTAATGGAAGTGAAAACAAGGATACTACGCCATTTACCTGTTCTTGTGTATGCATCTGCTCCtacagaaaatgatgatattatcGATCGCTTCGAAAATGATGTGGTTGATGCAGATGGCGGCATTCCTTCTGCCAATTCAAGTTCTAAGAACAGCGAAAAAGATGTCCCTTACAACTCTTATGATCCTGTCATTACAACCgtttattttgataatgagTTCTTCGAGTTGTACAATAATAAGTTACTGAAACAACATTCTGCCAGAACTTTAAGACTTAGATGGACGGGTAAGCTTGCAGACAAACctgatatatttttagaGAAGAGGATCTTATCTGAAAACGAAGGTGGAATTGGCTATAACTTTGAGGAAGTTAGactaaaaatgaaacaaaaatatatcaataatttcattttcgaTGGGgacaaaaaatatgaagaattaGTTTTGAATAGAATGAGACAAGGTGGTACGACAGACCCTACGTTGAAAAAAGTCCAAGGTGATTTTGAAGTCGTTCAACAGTTTATCATGCAAGAGCAACTACAGCCAGTTTTGAGAACCGTATATAGAAGGACCGCATTTCAAATTCCAGGTGATGACCGCATACGAATTGTTATTGATTCAGATATTCTGTCAATAAGGGAGGATTCCTTCGACAAAACGAGACCTATAAGAGATCCTAAAAGTTGGCATAGAAGAGATATTGACACAGATGTTTCTAATCCCCTAAGATTTTTAAGATCCGGGGAATACGCCAAGTTTCCATATTCTGTTATGGAAATTAGAATAAAGCAAACTGATAATATACGTCCTAATGAAGTTGAGAGGCCCAATTCGTACATGAATACGACgttttcatcaaatctaCCAGGCAAACACGGACAATGGATTACagaattgataaattccCACCTGGTTAAGGAGGTACCAAAATTCTCTCTTTATATTCAAGGTGTTGCTTCACTGTTTGGGGAGGATGAGAAGCTTGATATTTTACCGTTTTGGCTACCAGACCTTGAAAAGGATATCAGAAGAGATCCAAAACAAGCATATGaggaagagaagaaaaaattgaagaaacaaaagGAAATAGAGGCAAAAATTGCAGGGATGCGAAGgctatcaaaaattgaaccAGTCGAAAACGAAAATGAGGAAGAGAGTGAGACGAGGCGTCCTAACAGCAGCATCCTGGAAGTTAGAGAGCTCGATCTTGAGGAACGCAACAGATCAAAAAAGGCTCCTAGAGgaaagaggaagaaaacTTCGAAAGCACAAACAACTTTTTTGAATGTTTTATCAGGTAAGGCTCCTAAACtgattaattttgattcagaAGATGAGGAGATAGAACTGCCTGCTGGCGTCAAAAAGCCAACAAGCTATCTAAAAAATGCTGGCCCGATCAAAGTTGAACCCAAAGTTTGGCTCGCAAATGAGAGAACTTTTAACAAATGGCTTAGAGTCACTGCCTTACTCAGTGCGTTAACATTTTCCATTTATAATTCCATTAGGCATGCCTCTTTCCCACGACTTGCCACTACAATGGCCTACATTTATTTTTGCCTCACGATATTTTGTGGATTATGGTCATATACAACTTATCTCAGAAGATTAGACCTCATTAAAGCAAGAAGTGGCACACATCTGGATGCACCCTTAGGTCCTATATTACTTGCTCTTGTCTTGGCGGCTACCCTgattataaatttcattattgcATTCAAAGAAGCAGCAATAAGACAGCATGGAGGACCTCAATTGTCTTCTATCACCCGCTTTCAGGAAGGTGTTCCAGAGAAACTTGATGCCATAAGTGATTTTATCTTCAAGCTTGTAGGGGCTCAATAA